A genomic segment from Cygnus atratus isolate AKBS03 ecotype Queensland, Australia chromosome Z, CAtr_DNAZoo_HiC_assembly, whole genome shotgun sequence encodes:
- the SPIN1 gene encoding spindlin-1, translating into MKTPFGKSPGQRSRADAGHAGVSASMMKKRTSHKKHRNNVGPSKPISQPRRNIVGCRIQHGWKEGSGPVTQWKGTVLDQVPVNPSLYLIKYDGFDCVYGLELHKDERVSALEVLPDRVASSRISDAHLADTMIGKAVEHMFETEDGSKDEWRGMVLARAPIMNTWFYITYEKDPVLYMYQLLDDYKEGDLRIMPDSNDSPPAEREPGEVVDSLVGKQVEYAKEDGSKRTGMVIHQVEAKPSVYFIKFDDDFHIYVYDLVKTS; encoded by the exons GTCATGCAGGAGTCTCTGCCAGCATGATGAAGAAAAGAACTTCCCACAA AAAGCATAGAAACAATGTGGGACCAAGCAAACCTATTTCTCAGCCACGAAGAAACATTGTAGGCTGCAGAATACAGCATGGATGGAAAGAAGGGAGTGGACCTGTAACACAATGGAAGGGCACAGTTCTCGATCAAGTTCCTGTAAATCCCTCTCTTTATCTTATAAAGTATGATGGATTTGATTGTGTGTATGGACTAGAACTGCACAAGGATGAAAGAGTTTCAGCACTTGAAGTCCTTCCAGACAGAGTTG CTTCATCTCGAATTAGTGATGCCCACCTGGCAGACACAATGATTGGCAAAGCTGTCGAACATATGTTTGAGACAGAGGATGGCTCAAAAGATGAATGGAGGGGGATGGTCTTGGCTCGAGCTCCTATTATGAACACGTGGTTTTATATTACCTATGAGAAAGATCCTGTCTTGTACATGTACCAACTTTTAGATGATTATAAAGAAGGTGACCTTCGTATTATGCCTGATTCCA ATGATTCACCTCCTGCAGAACGGGAACCAGGTGAAGTTGTGGACAGCCTGGTAGGCAAACAAGTGGAATATGCCAAAGAAGATGGCTCAAAAAGGACTGGCATGGTCATTCATCAAGTTGAAGCCAAACCATCAGTCTATTTCATCAAGTTTGATGATGATTTCCATATTTATGTCTACGATTTGGTGAAGACATCCTAG